The Terracoccus luteus genome includes a region encoding these proteins:
- a CDS encoding RecB family exonuclease has product MSSPPSVRPEQTGFAGMPTPLYGSSPSRLLAWLDCPRRYRMQYLDRPRPAARPQRAHTSVGIATHNVLRDFWDLPASQRTPQGVAELVRTSWIDVGFRDPEQSAAWRSRVRQAVTDYLRGIDRENQPVGIERSVSLKTDTIAVTGRIDRLDDRGDEVAVVDYKTGRAVPTDDDARTSLPLALYAVAAARMWRKPCTTVELHHVPSNTVARHRHTPESLQRKVAEAESIATDLRRADAEYADVGADSPRFAPRPSALCSWCDFRAHCPEGQAQGPEKSDWAGLVTTD; this is encoded by the coding sequence GTGAGCAGCCCACCGAGCGTGCGACCCGAGCAGACGGGGTTCGCCGGCATGCCCACGCCGCTCTACGGCTCGTCGCCGTCGCGGTTGCTGGCGTGGCTCGACTGCCCCCGGCGTTACCGCATGCAGTACCTCGACCGGCCCCGCCCTGCGGCCCGACCCCAGCGGGCCCACACCTCGGTCGGCATCGCGACGCACAACGTGCTGCGCGACTTCTGGGACCTGCCCGCCTCGCAGCGCACGCCGCAGGGGGTCGCCGAGCTGGTGCGCACGTCATGGATCGACGTCGGCTTCCGCGACCCCGAGCAGTCGGCGGCGTGGCGGTCCCGGGTGCGCCAGGCCGTCACCGACTACCTGCGCGGCATCGACCGCGAGAACCAGCCGGTCGGCATCGAGCGCAGCGTCTCGCTCAAGACCGACACCATCGCCGTGACCGGGCGCATCGACCGGCTCGACGACCGGGGCGACGAGGTGGCCGTCGTCGACTACAAGACCGGCCGCGCGGTGCCGACCGACGACGACGCCCGCACCTCGCTGCCGCTGGCCCTCTACGCGGTCGCGGCCGCCCGCATGTGGCGCAAGCCGTGCACGACGGTCGAGCTGCACCACGTGCCGAGCAACACGGTCGCGCGCCACCGCCACACCCCGGAGTCGTTGCAGCGCAAGGTCGCCGAGGCCGAGTCGATCGCCACCGACCTGCGTCGCGCCGACGCGGAGTACGCCGACGTCGGTGCCGACTCCCCGCGGTTCGCGCCGCGGCCGTCGGCGCTCTGCTCGTGGTGCGACTTCCGCGCCCACTGCCCGGAGGGGCAGGCGCAGGGGCCCGAGAAGAGCGACTGGGCCGGGCTCGTCACGACCGACTGA
- a CDS encoding PHP domain-containing protein, protein MSAPVIDLHTHSNASDGTEAPAQLVRSAAQAGLDVVAITDHDTVVGWDEAAAAAAEHGIALVRGIEVSCSFGEAGVHLLGYLTDPEAPGLMAELARARESRATRLERMVERMAADGIPVTIEQVRAQVAPGATPGRPHIADALVASGTIAHRDEAFREWLSDDSPYYVGHYSPHPVRATELIREAGGVAVIAHPFTRTRIDTVTDELVARMVEAGLTGLEAHHRDHGVAQVEHCRRLAAEHGLVLTGSSDYHGTGKRNRLAENTTTPEALAAIEAAATGPTRVLRP, encoded by the coding sequence GTGAGCGCGCCCGTCATCGACCTGCACACGCACTCGAACGCCAGCGACGGCACCGAGGCGCCGGCGCAGCTCGTCCGGTCGGCGGCGCAGGCGGGGCTCGACGTCGTCGCCATCACCGACCACGACACCGTCGTCGGGTGGGACGAGGCCGCGGCCGCCGCGGCCGAGCACGGCATCGCCCTCGTCCGCGGCATCGAGGTGTCGTGCTCGTTCGGCGAGGCGGGCGTCCACCTGCTCGGCTACCTCACCGACCCGGAGGCGCCCGGCCTGATGGCCGAGCTGGCCCGCGCCCGAGAGTCGAGGGCCACCCGGCTGGAACGGATGGTCGAACGGATGGCCGCGGACGGCATCCCCGTCACCATCGAGCAGGTGCGCGCGCAGGTGGCTCCGGGAGCGACGCCGGGGCGCCCCCACATCGCCGACGCGCTGGTCGCGAGCGGCACCATCGCGCACCGCGACGAGGCCTTCCGCGAGTGGCTGTCCGACGACTCGCCCTACTACGTCGGCCACTACTCGCCGCACCCGGTGCGTGCGACCGAGCTCATCCGCGAGGCGGGTGGCGTCGCCGTCATCGCCCACCCGTTCACGCGCACCCGCATCGACACCGTCACCGACGAGCTCGTCGCCCGCATGGTCGAGGCCGGCCTCACCGGGCTCGAGGCGCACCACCGCGACCACGGCGTGGCGCAGGTCGAGCACTGCCGACGCCTCGCCGCCGAACACGGTCTCGTGCTCACGGGGTCGAGCGACTACCACGGCACCGGCAAGCGCAACCGCCTCGCGGAGAACACGACGACGCCCGAAGCGCTGGCCGCGATCGAGGCCGCCGCGACGGGTCCGACGCGCGTGCTGCGCCCCTGA
- a CDS encoding type IV toxin-antitoxin system AbiEi family antitoxin domain-containing protein, whose amino-acid sequence MEAALHALVGAQAGVFSTAEASARGVEPSSLRRAVARRELVRLRRGAYVDGPTWHDGDDEQRFRLACRALARSRPGDVLSHQAALAVRGLPVWPRRGCRIDLLTDVGQAVQRRGVHLHPRDEQRPDVVDGVLVAPVAWSVVRTALTCGRDAAVVGADAALHRGLVTTDGLWAEVARVSAHEGRGRSARAMGLVEPKTESVGETLTRLILVDAGLVPRAQVALQDRHGTVVARVDLLVEGVVVEFDGRVKYRGDPADRDVDPAAVVWAEKRREDAIRRLGFPVERVIWSELDRPALIAERVKAARRLVRAG is encoded by the coding sequence ATGGAAGCTGCCCTTCACGCCCTGGTGGGCGCTCAGGCCGGGGTGTTCTCGACCGCGGAGGCGTCCGCCCGCGGCGTCGAGCCCTCCTCACTGCGACGAGCGGTGGCCCGTCGCGAGCTCGTGCGGCTGCGCCGCGGCGCCTACGTCGACGGCCCGACCTGGCACGACGGTGATGACGAGCAGCGGTTCCGCCTCGCGTGCCGTGCGCTGGCCCGCAGCCGGCCGGGTGATGTCCTCAGCCACCAGGCTGCCCTCGCCGTCAGAGGACTACCGGTGTGGCCCCGGCGCGGCTGTCGCATCGACCTGCTCACCGACGTCGGCCAAGCGGTCCAGCGGCGCGGGGTGCACCTGCATCCGCGTGACGAACAACGCCCGGACGTGGTCGACGGCGTGCTCGTCGCGCCGGTGGCGTGGTCGGTCGTCCGTACGGCGCTGACCTGCGGGCGCGACGCCGCGGTCGTCGGTGCGGATGCCGCCCTGCACCGAGGCCTGGTGACGACGGACGGGCTCTGGGCGGAGGTGGCTCGGGTGTCCGCCCACGAGGGGCGCGGCCGGTCCGCGCGTGCGATGGGGCTCGTCGAGCCGAAGACCGAGTCGGTCGGCGAGACGCTGACGCGGCTCATCCTCGTCGACGCGGGTCTCGTGCCACGGGCACAGGTGGCGCTTCAGGACCGCCACGGCACCGTCGTCGCGCGGGTCGACCTGCTCGTCGAGGGCGTCGTCGTCGAGTTCGACGGGCGGGTCAAGTACCGCGGCGACCCGGCCGACCGTGACGTCGACCCCGCCGCCGTGGTCTGGGCCGAGAAGCGACGGGAGGACGCCATCCGCCGCCTCGGCTTCCCGGTCGAACGCGTCATCTGGAGCGAGCTGGACCGGCCCGCGCTCATCGCTGAGCGGGTCAAGGCCGCCCGTCGGCTCGTCCGCGCCGGCTGA